One Synechococcus sp. UW179A genomic window carries:
- a CDS encoding phospholipid carrier-dependent glycosyltransferase, whose translation MSAGPFRVFLILVWLLSTVADRLWWGHHAGLPSWDQADYLNSALDHGRALGVLAGGGWQGWNALLDLSPKIPPLASLVNGTVMAAAGDAPAQAAWTLSLWNALLLFSSAGWALQLLRPRESARGFALLAAAAVALAPMLLELRTDYVLELPLTAMVTLALWRLGAWWSPRGGGQWWQAWLAALAVALSLLVKQSALLVLLPALAWSLVAAQRIGRGRRRQALAGLILVLISVFPWLRHNWITTLGGTNRAVIESAAREGDPGVFSLSGWLWYLRQVPLQIGSALLWIGLAGLVLLVVMHFRPRMATMSHQQDRGDAWSWLVGTLFLGWLVTNLSPNKDARYLAPLLPPLLIVLSRGWWQWGVWIQQRWPSRSAWLPGLALTAGALVAIAPAWTAQSARLRPRNRHPLQSIVERAGGADPVAEPNTLIVVPSTPDLNQHNVSYYGRRNGGRLVGRQLGGSIDHIQPVLAHANWVLLAEGDQGSVRRPASSLDQAVRESGVFEEVEVFPRPKGGSYSLWKRRIDSESPVGFEQRFPQLAAGLSQGPAGLDPVFSSVAIEHMLDGHFSYRAPLRRAAIERLNQDPSDDSARWTLALLAVLTNRPAEAAHHFERLENSHPDSPWPSAYRSVVLLAGWNPWSASSVASAALGRHGRHPILVSLESLSAVLGGAIWRLPEAVQSLPAAVSTVEESLNSQEKGSS comes from the coding sequence ATGAGTGCCGGGCCGTTCCGTGTTTTCCTGATCCTGGTCTGGCTGCTGTCCACCGTTGCTGATCGTTTGTGGTGGGGCCATCACGCTGGCTTGCCCTCCTGGGATCAGGCGGATTACCTCAATAGCGCGCTTGACCATGGCCGTGCTCTCGGTGTTTTGGCCGGAGGCGGTTGGCAAGGGTGGAATGCTCTCCTCGACCTCTCGCCCAAGATTCCCCCGTTGGCATCGTTGGTGAACGGCACGGTGATGGCCGCGGCTGGCGATGCTCCCGCCCAGGCGGCATGGACGTTGAGCCTCTGGAATGCTTTGCTGCTGTTCTCAAGTGCCGGTTGGGCACTTCAGCTCCTGCGCCCAAGAGAATCAGCCAGGGGATTCGCTTTGCTGGCTGCCGCGGCTGTGGCCTTGGCACCGATGCTGCTGGAACTCAGGACCGACTACGTGCTTGAGCTGCCTTTGACCGCCATGGTCACATTAGCGCTCTGGCGTCTGGGTGCCTGGTGGAGTCCTCGTGGCGGCGGCCAATGGTGGCAGGCATGGCTCGCTGCCCTTGCGGTGGCGTTGTCACTGCTGGTGAAACAGAGCGCTCTGCTGGTGCTGCTTCCCGCTCTGGCTTGGTCACTGGTTGCCGCTCAACGCATCGGGCGAGGCCGTCGACGGCAGGCGCTGGCAGGACTGATTCTGGTTCTGATCTCAGTGTTCCCCTGGCTTCGGCACAACTGGATTACGACCCTCGGTGGCACCAATCGAGCTGTGATTGAGTCTGCGGCTCGTGAAGGTGATCCCGGGGTCTTCAGCTTGTCGGGCTGGCTCTGGTATTTGCGTCAGGTGCCTCTTCAGATCGGCTCGGCACTGCTGTGGATCGGTTTGGCAGGCCTTGTGTTGCTGGTCGTGATGCACTTCAGGCCTCGAATGGCAACGATGAGCCATCAACAGGATCGAGGCGATGCCTGGAGCTGGTTGGTGGGAACGCTCTTTCTTGGCTGGTTGGTCACCAATCTCAGCCCCAACAAGGACGCCCGTTACCTCGCCCCTTTGTTGCCGCCGTTGCTGATTGTGCTGAGCCGCGGCTGGTGGCAGTGGGGGGTGTGGATCCAGCAACGCTGGCCTTCTCGATCAGCCTGGCTGCCTGGATTGGCTCTCACTGCGGGAGCACTGGTCGCGATCGCACCGGCATGGACTGCCCAGTCCGCACGTCTGCGCCCCCGCAACCGTCATCCTCTTCAATCGATCGTTGAGAGAGCTGGTGGAGCGGATCCCGTCGCGGAGCCCAACACGTTGATCGTTGTTCCCAGCACTCCTGATCTCAATCAGCACAATGTGAGTTACTACGGTCGCCGCAACGGGGGACGGTTGGTGGGTCGCCAGCTCGGCGGCAGCATCGATCACATTCAGCCTGTGCTCGCCCATGCCAACTGGGTCCTGCTTGCCGAAGGTGACCAGGGCTCGGTGCGCAGGCCTGCGAGTTCTCTGGATCAGGCTGTGCGTGAGAGCGGGGTCTTTGAGGAGGTGGAGGTGTTTCCGCGTCCAAAGGGAGGCAGTTACTCGCTCTGGAAGCGACGCATTGATTCAGAGTCTCCTGTTGGATTCGAACAGCGTTTTCCCCAGCTCGCTGCAGGACTGTCCCAAGGACCTGCAGGGCTCGATCCCGTCTTCAGCAGTGTGGCGATCGAACACATGCTTGACGGTCATTTCAGTTATCGAGCACCGCTGCGGCGGGCGGCTATTGAACGCCTGAATCAGGATCCATCCGATGATTCTGCTCGCTGGACTCTGGCCCTGCTGGCGGTCTTGACCAATAGGCCCGCTGAGGCCGCTCACCATTTCGAGCGGTTGGAGAACTCGCATCCTGACAGTCCCTGGCCCAGCGCATATCGCAGTGTGGTGCTGCTTGCGGGCTGGAATCCCTGGTCTGCTTCTTCGGTGGCCTCAGCGGCACTTGGGCGACATGGGCGGCACCCAATTCTGGTAAGTCTTGAATCGCTCTCTGCTGTTCTTGGTGGCGCCATCTGGCGACTTCCTGAAGCTGTTCAATCCTTGCCCGCAGCAGTCTCCACAGTTGAGGAGTCGCTGAATTCTCAGGAAAAAGGCTCGAGCTGA